A genomic stretch from Komagataeibacter xylinus includes:
- a CDS encoding putative zinc-binding metallopeptidase, with amino-acid sequence MKLFFCQSCQQILFFENTACERCGHTLGYLPEQTELSALDALGGDLWKPLAAPDQARALCANNAHSACNWLAQPGQAYCIACSFNRTIPNLSVPGNIERWQKLEVAKHRLFYSLLRLGLPLRNRRQDPEGGLAFDFLDSQPDGTPAMTGHMNGIITIAIHEADDAQRERLRLEMGEYYRTLLGHFRHEIGHYYWNVLIRDAGPERQATCRAVFGDDRRDYGASLEAYYAAPPGTTWQGRYVSQYATSHPWEDFAETWAHYLHIISTLETAWAYGMSLNARGAQAPPLRASVTRDPYTEMTFDEITQGWLPLTYAVNSLNRSMGLPDFYPFVLTPDILRKLAFIHDLIRESRVG; translated from the coding sequence ATGAAGCTGTTTTTCTGCCAGTCATGCCAGCAGATCCTGTTTTTCGAGAATACAGCCTGCGAGCGCTGTGGCCACACGCTGGGCTACCTGCCCGAGCAGACCGAACTCAGCGCGCTCGATGCCCTCGGCGGTGATTTGTGGAAACCCCTCGCCGCCCCCGATCAGGCGCGCGCGCTCTGCGCCAACAACGCCCATAGCGCATGCAACTGGCTGGCGCAGCCAGGCCAGGCCTACTGCATCGCCTGCAGTTTCAACCGCACCATCCCCAACCTGTCTGTACCCGGCAATATCGAGCGGTGGCAGAAACTCGAGGTCGCCAAGCACCGGCTGTTCTATAGCCTGCTGCGGCTCGGCCTGCCGCTGCGCAACCGCAGGCAGGACCCCGAGGGCGGGCTGGCCTTTGATTTTCTGGACAGCCAGCCTGATGGCACGCCCGCCATGACCGGGCACATGAATGGCATCATCACCATCGCCATCCATGAGGCCGATGATGCCCAGCGCGAACGCCTGCGGCTGGAAATGGGGGAATATTACCGCACCCTGCTCGGCCATTTCCGCCACGAGATCGGCCATTATTACTGGAACGTGCTCATCCGCGATGCGGGGCCCGAACGCCAGGCCACCTGCCGCGCGGTGTTTGGCGATGACCGGCGCGACTATGGCGCAAGCCTCGAGGCCTATTACGCCGCCCCCCCCGGCACCACATGGCAGGGGCGGTATGTCAGCCAGTATGCCACCTCCCACCCGTGGGAGGACTTTGCCGAGACATGGGCGCATTACCTGCACATCATCTCGACACTGGAGACCGCCTGGGCCTATGGCATGTCGCTCAACGCGCGCGGCGCACAGGCTCCGCCGCTACGCGCCAGCGTCACGCGCGACCCCTATACCGAGATGACCTTTGACGAAATCACGCAGGGCTGGCTGCCGCTGACCTATGCCGTCAACAGCCTCAACCGCTCCATGGGGCTGCCGGATTTCTACCCTTTCGTGCTCACGCCCGACATCCTGCGCAAGCTTGCCTTCATCCACGATTTGATACGCGAGAGCCGCGTGGGGTAG
- a CDS encoding LysR family transcriptional regulator, which yields MDLRHLRYFVAVAENGSFTRAAEQLGMEQPPLSQQIKQLENELGVLLFQRLTRGVKLTDIGLVLLDQARALLGMQQQFIATATGLARGEKGHIRVGLAGAVSLLPMIPLTVRRFREVWPDVTIYLEESNTPALRKALHDRAIDIAIVRPPVPDGAGLLVSPLLEEETVVALPKGHPLAVYRHLELEMLADEPFIIFPRELGPGFHDAILSACHNAGFTPRMGQQAPQIASTVPLVAAGLGVSVVPRSLHQIHSGGVTYHSLGAKAPRAELAIAMRAGQHVPLLSNFISTLRACCRGMHAGAHAIVLGEAEGE from the coding sequence ATGGATTTAAGGCATTTACGATATTTCGTGGCGGTTGCCGAGAACGGGAGCTTCACGCGGGCTGCAGAGCAGCTAGGCATGGAACAGCCACCTCTGAGCCAGCAGATCAAGCAGTTGGAAAATGAACTCGGCGTTCTGCTGTTCCAGCGCCTGACGCGTGGCGTCAAGCTGACCGATATCGGCCTTGTGCTGCTTGATCAGGCCCGCGCGCTTCTGGGCATGCAGCAGCAGTTCATCGCCACCGCCACGGGGCTGGCGCGGGGCGAGAAGGGGCATATCCGCGTGGGGCTGGCGGGCGCGGTCTCGCTGCTGCCCATGATTCCGCTGACCGTGCGCCGCTTCCGTGAAGTGTGGCCCGATGTGACCATCTACCTTGAGGAAAGTAACACTCCCGCCCTGCGCAAGGCGCTGCATGACCGCGCGATCGATATCGCCATCGTGCGCCCGCCGGTGCCCGATGGGGCGGGGCTGCTGGTCTCGCCACTGCTGGAGGAGGAGACGGTCGTGGCGCTGCCCAAGGGGCACCCTCTGGCTGTCTACAGGCATCTGGAACTTGAAATGCTGGCCGATGAACCTTTCATCATCTTCCCGCGTGAACTGGGGCCGGGCTTTCATGATGCCATCCTGTCTGCCTGCCACAATGCGGGCTTTACGCCGCGCATGGGCCAGCAGGCCCCGCAGATCGCCTCGACCGTGCCGCTGGTTGCGGCGGGGCTCGGGGTTTCGGTCGTGCCGCGTTCGCTGCACCAGATCCATTCCGGCGGCGTGACCTATCATTCGCTCGGCGCCAAGGCGCCGCGGGCGGAACTGGCCATTGCCATGCGCGCGGGCCAGCATGTGCCGCTGCTGTCCAATTTCATCTCGACCCTGCGGGCGTGCTGCCGCGGCATGCATGCCGGTGCGCACGCCATCGTGCTCGGTGAGGCTGAAGGGGAATGA
- a CDS encoding (Fe-S)-binding protein translates to MKIGLFIPCYIDAFYPDAGIATLELLEKLGQDVEYPLDQTCCGQPMGNSGCNSDAAAAEALFVRNFARYDKIVMPSGSCTHHVRDNFDAIPQTDEVRHVRENTYELVEFLHDILKVDAFPWAEFNHTVGLHNSCGTLRALRTASMSELGEKPFSKPMDLLSKVKGIRFATPKRPDECCGFGGTFSVTEEAVSAKMGVDKVRDHHQAGAEYIVSADSSCIMHQQGCAERAGVPIRFIHIAQILNGASQ, encoded by the coding sequence ATGAAAATTGGCCTGTTCATTCCGTGTTATATCGACGCTTTCTATCCCGATGCCGGGATTGCCACGCTGGAGCTGCTGGAAAAACTGGGGCAGGATGTCGAATATCCGCTGGACCAGACCTGCTGTGGCCAGCCCATGGGCAACTCCGGCTGCAACTCGGATGCCGCAGCAGCGGAAGCGCTGTTCGTGCGCAACTTCGCCAGATACGACAAGATCGTCATGCCCTCAGGCAGCTGCACGCACCATGTGCGTGACAATTTCGATGCAATTCCCCAGACGGATGAAGTCCGCCACGTGCGTGAGAACACCTATGAACTGGTGGAATTCCTGCACGATATCCTGAAGGTCGATGCCTTCCCCTGGGCCGAGTTCAACCACACCGTGGGCCTGCACAACAGCTGCGGCACGCTGCGCGCGCTGCGCACGGCCAGCATGTCGGAACTGGGCGAAAAGCCCTTCTCCAAGCCGATGGACCTGCTGAGCAAGGTCAAGGGCATCCGCTTCGCCACCCCCAAGCGGCCTGATGAATGCTGCGGATTCGGCGGCACCTTCTCGGTCACGGAAGAGGCCGTGTCGGCCAAGATGGGCGTGGACAAGGTGCGCGACCACCATCAGGCAGGCGCGGAATACATCGTCTCGGCTGATTCCTCGTGCATCATGCACCAGCAGGGCTGCGCCGAGCGCGCGGGCGTGCCGATCCGCTTCATTCACATTGCGCAGATCCTCAACGGAGCATCCCAATGA
- a CDS encoding lactate utilization protein B, giving the protein MSDKPVNHARAAEHFIEDTPHLQFHDERLWDMRQKRDAQMHILPEWQELREEASRIKEHTLSRLPEYLEQFETNARKNGIHVHWARDGAEHNRIVGEILKAHNARNLIKSKSMVTEECDMRPYLAKQGVTVTETDLGERIQQLDDQLPSHIVVPAVHKLTADVAKIFAKDYHTDPEIRDPHLLAEAQRQAARPVILHADAGMTGGNFVVAETGTFVVCTNEGNADLSATVPNLHIATIGIERLVPRMADMGVFIRLLSRSALGSPITQYTTHFRGPQKGGEMHVVLVDNGRSARLGMEDFWTSLKCIRCGACMNTCPVYRRSGGLSYGAVYSGPIGAIIDPTFNERKYSTLPYASTLNGSCTNVCPVKINIHEQLYKWRRVLVQHHEMPFVKREIMHMAGKLMGQPRMYRAAIKATEVSLSTMPRFVLYNWLNPWGKHRENPHPVKQTFNDWYRKNRETAAKPAAAPETKK; this is encoded by the coding sequence ATGAGCGACAAGCCCGTCAATCACGCCAGGGCGGCGGAGCACTTCATCGAGGATACGCCCCACCTGCAGTTCCATGATGAACGCCTGTGGGACATGCGCCAGAAGCGCGATGCCCAGATGCACATCCTGCCCGAGTGGCAGGAACTGCGCGAGGAAGCCTCGCGCATTAAGGAACACACGCTCTCACGCCTGCCCGAATACCTTGAGCAGTTCGAGACCAATGCCAGGAAGAACGGCATTCACGTGCACTGGGCGCGCGACGGGGCGGAGCACAACCGCATCGTGGGCGAGATCCTCAAGGCCCATAACGCGCGCAACCTGATCAAGAGCAAGTCCATGGTCACCGAAGAGTGTGACATGCGGCCCTATCTTGCCAAGCAGGGCGTGACCGTAACCGAAACCGACCTTGGCGAGCGCATCCAGCAGCTTGATGACCAGCTGCCCAGCCACATCGTGGTGCCGGCAGTGCACAAGCTGACTGCGGATGTGGCGAAGATCTTCGCCAAGGACTATCACACCGACCCCGAAATCCGCGATCCGCACCTGCTTGCCGAGGCCCAGCGCCAGGCGGCCCGCCCCGTGATCCTGCATGCCGATGCAGGCATGACCGGCGGCAACTTCGTGGTGGCGGAAACCGGCACGTTTGTGGTGTGCACCAATGAAGGCAATGCCGACCTGAGTGCCACGGTGCCCAACCTGCACATCGCCACCATCGGCATCGAGCGCCTCGTGCCGCGCATGGCGGATATGGGCGTGTTCATCCGCCTGCTCTCGCGCAGCGCGCTCGGCTCGCCCATTACGCAGTACACCACCCATTTCCGTGGCCCGCAGAAGGGGGGCGAGATGCATGTGGTGCTCGTCGATAACGGGCGTTCCGCACGCCTGGGCATGGAAGATTTCTGGACCTCGCTCAAATGCATCCGCTGCGGCGCGTGCATGAACACCTGCCCGGTCTATCGCCGCTCGGGCGGGCTGTCCTATGGCGCGGTATATTCCGGCCCGATCGGCGCGATCATCGACCCGACCTTCAACGAGCGCAAATACAGCACCCTGCCCTATGCCTCCACGCTGAACGGCAGCTGCACCAATGTCTGCCCGGTCAAGATCAACATTCACGAGCAGCTGTACAAATGGCGCCGCGTGCTGGTGCAGCACCACGAGATGCCGTTCGTAAAGCGCGAGATCATGCACATGGCGGGCAAGCTGATGGGTCAGCCCAGGATGTACCGCGCCGCCATCAAGGCCACCGAGGTCTCGCTCAGCACCATGCCGCGCTTCGTGCTCTATAACTGGCTCAACCCGTGGGGCAAGCACCGCGAAAACCCCCATCCGGTCAAGCAGACCTTCAATGACTGGTATCGCAAGAACCGCGAGACCGCAGCAAAGCCCGCCGCCGCACCGGAGACCAAGAAATGA
- a CDS encoding LUD domain-containing protein, producing the protein MSTARDEILQALRANRPTPENHPLPPVATLGDLDASRERFITSLKILGGDVLEPVEGETLDQAILRRHPDAKVICSNVPEARGTLPVEKVKTPQDAATIDVTVVRAPFGIAEMGSIFLSEAQLPINSFAHLGQHIVVLLSVDQLTANMHTAYQERPEFKTANYGVLMSGPSATADIQGVLIRGAQGVRSLSVWFT; encoded by the coding sequence ATGAGCACCGCACGCGACGAGATCCTGCAGGCCCTGCGGGCCAACCGCCCCACGCCGGAAAACCATCCGCTGCCGCCGGTAGCCACCCTTGGTGACCTTGATGCCAGCCGTGAGCGCTTCATCACCAGCCTCAAGATCCTGGGCGGTGACGTGCTCGAGCCGGTGGAGGGTGAAACGCTGGATCAGGCAATCCTGCGCCGCCACCCCGATGCCAAGGTGATCTGCTCCAACGTGCCCGAGGCACGCGGCACGCTGCCGGTCGAGAAGGTGAAGACCCCGCAGGATGCCGCCACCATCGACGTAACCGTGGTGCGCGCGCCCTTCGGCATTGCGGAAATGGGTTCGATCTTCCTGAGCGAGGCGCAGCTACCCATCAACTCGTTTGCCCATCTGGGCCAGCATATCGTGGTGCTGCTATCGGTTGATCAGCTGACCGCCAACATGCACACCGCCTATCAGGAGCGGCCCGAATTCAAGACCGCCAATTATGGCGTGCTGATGAGCGGCCCCTCCGCCACGGCGGATATTCAGGGCGTCCTGATCCGTGGCGCACAGGGCGTGCGTTCGCTTTCGGTCTGGTTTACCTGA
- a CDS encoding HU family DNA-binding protein: MSKAFIAAVIQDSIDCTGVAANQAASDLIAAIVKELKREGGFTLPSFGTFTVKKTKARKALNPRTGEPVKVKAGKTVRFKASPNLKKAV; this comes from the coding sequence ATGAGTAAGGCCTTCATTGCAGCCGTCATTCAGGATTCGATCGATTGCACTGGCGTTGCGGCCAATCAGGCCGCATCTGACCTGATTGCCGCCATTGTCAAGGAACTGAAGCGCGAGGGTGGTTTCACCCTGCCGTCTTTTGGCACGTTTACGGTCAAGAAGACCAAGGCCCGCAAGGCGCTCAACCCGCGCACGGGCGAGCCGGTCAAGGTCAAGGCAGGCAAGACTGTGCGTTTCAAGGCCAGCCCGAACCTGAAAAAAGCCGTCTGA
- a CDS encoding calcium-binding protein translates to MGYVTVAGATGLTLGLNQDTTGLMQDLQQNAAQNARNALDEGISPNEITSLEGDGSNPAWGAVLAAQAVGVVAIDGALRQDSDGRIETLAKAGTYNVTAGTVEIGSETNGVLDQTINIQGGSGSTNVMDGDDGTVVYAGGSGNVDYYAAAGDTFFLSGTGQDVIHTMGGTDTIYAYDSTPTVTGDWTAPGAVTGTATQFSGAESTLDVYNGVVVQDTEYDTVNTADSDGFFNSRSDNATVTINGGAHDTINAGTALVVQDLDDSTINASQSAALTFISASTPMLVADTVTGSSATIFGAAGVDLTATTSGRATYYAGSGNETLDGGTAGAVYAVAGSGNDLLVGGKGSSTLVGGMGNDTLVGGSGATEFEFIKGKGGGTDIIQDFGKSAGNAILLSGYDATPASIQSMLDQATISGGNTTVSLDDKTQITFVGVTDLKTQNFKS, encoded by the coding sequence ATGGGATACGTGACCGTAGCCGGTGCCACCGGGCTCACGCTGGGGCTTAACCAGGACACGACCGGGTTGATGCAGGATCTGCAGCAGAACGCGGCGCAGAATGCCCGGAATGCCCTTGATGAAGGGATATCCCCCAACGAAATCACCTCACTGGAAGGGGATGGCAGCAACCCCGCCTGGGGGGCGGTGCTGGCCGCCCAGGCCGTGGGCGTGGTTGCCATTGACGGGGCGCTCAGGCAGGATTCGGACGGTCGTATCGAGACACTGGCCAAAGCAGGCACTTACAATGTTACTGCCGGCACGGTGGAGATTGGCAGCGAGACGAACGGCGTGCTCGACCAGACGATCAACATCCAGGGCGGGTCTGGTTCGACCAATGTGATGGATGGCGATGACGGCACGGTGGTCTATGCCGGCGGTTCAGGCAATGTGGATTATTATGCTGCTGCGGGCGACACGTTCTTCCTCAGCGGAACGGGGCAGGATGTCATCCACACCATGGGCGGCACGGATACCATCTATGCCTATGACAGCACCCCCACCGTGACCGGCGACTGGACCGCTCCCGGCGCAGTGACCGGTACCGCCACGCAGTTCAGTGGCGCTGAGAGCACGCTCGATGTGTACAATGGCGTCGTGGTGCAGGATACCGAATACGATACGGTCAATACCGCAGATAGCGATGGTTTCTTCAACAGCAGGTCGGACAACGCGACCGTCACCATCAATGGCGGCGCGCATGATACCATCAATGCCGGTACCGCGCTGGTGGTGCAGGACCTTGATGACAGCACGATCAACGCCAGCCAGTCGGCCGCACTGACCTTTATCAGCGCGAGCACGCCCATGCTTGTGGCCGACACCGTAACAGGCAGCAGCGCCACCATTTTTGGCGCGGCAGGGGTGGACCTGACCGCCACCACCAGCGGCAGGGCCACGTATTATGCCGGTAGCGGCAACGAAACGCTTGATGGCGGAACCGCAGGCGCAGTCTATGCCGTGGCAGGCAGTGGCAATGATCTGCTTGTAGGGGGCAAGGGCAGCAGCACGCTTGTGGGCGGCATGGGCAACGATACGCTTGTGGGCGGTAGTGGCGCGACCGAATTCGAATTCATCAAGGGCAAGGGTGGTGGCACCGACATCATCCAGGATTTTGGCAAGTCGGCCGGTAACGCCATTCTCCTGTCCGGTTATGATGCGACTCCGGCTTCCATCCAGTCCATGCTCGACCAGGCCACCATCAGCGGGGGCAATACAACCGTCAGCCTTGATGACAAGACCCAGATCACCTTCGTAGGCGTGACCGACCTCAAGACGCAGAATTTCAAAAGCTGA
- a CDS encoding NAD(+) synthase, with translation MKDGTDTAGFHSLYHHGFARVAACTLPVALADPMENARRTHHAISACHEAGAVLAVFPELGLSGYAIDDLRQQDVLLDGVREAIGWLAGQTAGLLPLVLVGAPLAVGDALYNCAIALHDGRVVGVVPKSYLPNYREFYEARQFTPGAGLRGGVVTLGGEVVPFGTDLLFHALAVQGLVVAAEICEDMWVPHPPGVDAALAGATVIANLSASNITVGKARTRTLLCQSHSARCLCAYVYAAAGEGESTTDVAWDGQTSIFENGTTLAQSERFPAGQVTLMADVDLDLLRQERLRMGTFADNRAQVAVGAWRHIDLSITPPATPLGLQRDIPRFPFVPSDPALLDQDCYEAFTIQVTALKRRLLASRARTLVIGVSGGLDSTHALLVAARAAEECGLGRQAVLGYTMPGFGTTGATRDNAHELMAALGVQAREIDIRPAARLMLEQMGHPFAAGEAVYDVTFENVQAGLRTDFLFRLANQSGGIVIGTGDLSELALGWCTYGVGDQMAHYNVNAGLPKTLIQHLIRWVMASGREQARTCTVLEAILRTEISPELVPATATQAVQSTESLIGPYALQDFTLFHVLRHGFRPSKIAFMALHAWGNGVGGDWPPGFPADGRRTYTLAEIRHWLGVFLNRFFGFSQFKRSAMPNGPKVVAGGALSPRGDWRAPSDGNARLWLEELEQRVPRD, from the coding sequence ATGAAAGACGGCACGGATACGGCAGGTTTTCATAGCCTGTACCATCATGGATTTGCCCGGGTGGCGGCCTGCACGCTGCCCGTGGCCCTTGCTGACCCGATGGAAAACGCCCGCCGCACGCACCACGCCATTAGTGCCTGCCACGAGGCGGGGGCCGTGCTGGCCGTGTTCCCCGAACTCGGGCTGTCAGGCTACGCCATTGATGATTTGCGCCAGCAGGATGTGCTGCTTGATGGCGTGCGGGAGGCGATTGGCTGGCTGGCCGGGCAGACGGCGGGCCTGCTGCCGCTGGTGCTGGTCGGCGCGCCGCTGGCGGTGGGGGATGCGCTGTATAACTGCGCCATCGCCCTGCATGACGGGCGCGTGGTCGGCGTGGTGCCCAAATCCTACCTGCCCAATTACCGCGAGTTTTACGAGGCGCGGCAGTTCACGCCTGGCGCCGGGCTGCGCGGTGGCGTGGTCACCCTTGGCGGCGAGGTTGTGCCGTTTGGCACCGACCTGCTGTTCCACGCGCTTGCGGTGCAGGGGCTGGTCGTGGCTGCCGAGATCTGCGAGGACATGTGGGTGCCTCACCCCCCAGGCGTCGATGCCGCTCTGGCCGGGGCTACGGTCATTGCCAATCTTTCGGCCAGCAACATCACGGTAGGCAAGGCGCGTACGCGCACGCTGCTGTGCCAGTCGCACTCGGCACGCTGCCTGTGCGCCTATGTCTATGCGGCGGCGGGCGAGGGCGAGTCCACCACCGATGTGGCATGGGACGGGCAGACCTCGATTTTTGAAAATGGTACCACACTGGCCCAAAGCGAGCGTTTCCCCGCAGGGCAGGTCACGCTTATGGCCGATGTGGATCTTGACCTGCTGCGCCAGGAACGCCTGCGCATGGGCACCTTTGCCGATAACCGTGCCCAGGTGGCGGTTGGCGCGTGGCGGCACATCGACCTGTCCATCACCCCGCCTGCAACCCCGCTGGGCTTGCAGCGCGATATTCCGCGCTTTCCCTTCGTGCCCAGTGACCCGGCGCTGCTCGATCAGGACTGCTATGAGGCGTTTACCATTCAGGTCACCGCACTCAAGCGCCGCCTGCTCGCTTCACGCGCCAGAACGCTGGTCATTGGCGTATCGGGGGGGCTGGATTCCACCCATGCGCTGCTTGTGGCTGCCCGCGCGGCGGAGGAATGCGGGCTGGGGCGGCAGGCGGTGCTGGGCTACACCATGCCAGGTTTTGGCACGACAGGGGCCACGCGCGACAACGCGCATGAACTCATGGCGGCTCTTGGCGTGCAGGCGCGCGAGATCGACATCCGCCCCGCAGCCCGCCTCATGCTTGAGCAGATGGGCCATCCCTTCGCCGCGGGCGAGGCGGTATATGATGTAACTTTCGAGAACGTGCAGGCGGGCCTGCGGACCGACTTCCTGTTCCGGCTGGCCAACCAGTCAGGCGGGATCGTGATCGGCACGGGCGACCTGTCGGAGCTGGCGCTGGGGTGGTGCACCTATGGCGTGGGCGACCAGATGGCGCATTACAACGTCAATGCAGGGCTGCCCAAGACCCTGATCCAGCACCTGATCCGCTGGGTCATGGCCAGCGGGCGCGAGCAGGCGCGTACCTGCACGGTGCTCGAGGCCATCCTGCGCACCGAGATCTCACCCGAACTGGTGCCCGCCACCGCAACGCAGGCGGTGCAGAGCACGGAATCGCTGATCGGGCCTTATGCATTGCAGGATTTCACCCTGTTTCATGTGCTGCGCCATGGCTTCCGCCCTTCCAAGATCGCGTTCATGGCGCTGCATGCCTGGGGCAATGGGGTGGGTGGGGACTGGCCTCCCGGTTTCCCCGCCGATGGCAGGCGGACTTACACCCTGGCGGAAATACGCCACTGGCTGGGGGTGTTCCTTAACCGTTTCTTTGGTTTCAGCCAGTTCAAGCGCTCGGCCATGCCCAACGGGCCGAAGGTGGTGGCTGGTGGCGCGCTGTCGCCGCGTGGGGACTGGCGCGCGCCATCGGATGGCAATGCCAGACTGTGGCTAGAAGAACTGGAGCAGCGCGTGCCACGGGATTGA
- a CDS encoding DUF1328 domain-containing protein, with translation MDLLRWTITFLVLALIAAVFGFGGISDTFAYFGKVLFFIFIVLFILGLFFGRGRGTSP, from the coding sequence ATGGACCTGTTACGCTGGACCATCACATTCCTTGTTCTCGCCCTGATCGCCGCGGTTTTTGGCTTCGGCGGCATTTCGGACACGTTTGCCTATTTCGGCAAGGTGCTCTTCTTCATTTTCATCGTGCTGTTCATCCTTGGATTGTTTTTCGGCCGCGGCCGCGGAACTTCGCCCTGA
- a CDS encoding disulfide bond formation protein B — protein sequence MRSTALLMVLAGCAALGVAWWSEYTLGHVPCGLCLWERWPYRVLAGLGLLGLVLPRDAARGALWLCMPVLLVAAFLGGLHVGVEQGWWSSPLPECRAPTFHGGSFAQRLASMPRSPAKPCDAATYLVPGVPLSMAAMGGIYALALIPVVRRGLRIRAKFRGRGRKTIQG from the coding sequence ATGCGTTCAACTGCTTTATTGATGGTACTGGCCGGGTGTGCTGCCCTTGGCGTTGCGTGGTGGAGTGAGTACACGCTGGGCCATGTGCCCTGCGGACTGTGCCTGTGGGAGCGCTGGCCCTATCGGGTGCTGGCGGGGCTGGGGTTGCTGGGCCTCGTGCTGCCGCGTGATGCGGCGCGTGGCGCGCTGTGGCTGTGCATGCCGGTGCTGCTTGTGGCAGCTTTTCTTGGTGGGCTGCATGTAGGCGTGGAACAGGGCTGGTGGTCCAGTCCGCTGCCCGAATGCCGCGCGCCCACGTTTCATGGCGGCAGTTTCGCGCAGCGTCTGGCTTCCATGCCGCGTAGCCCGGCCAAGCCGTGCGACGCGGCAACCTATCTTGTGCCCGGCGTGCCGCTTTCCATGGCGGCGATGGGCGGGATCTACGCGCTGGCGCTGATCCCTGTCGTGCGCCGGGGGTTACGGATCAGGGCGAAGTTCCGCGGCCGCGGCCGAAAAACAATCCAAGGATGA
- a CDS encoding trehalose-6-phosphate synthase — MGRLIIVSNRVPSPRERSQPAGGLAVGLKDALREGESLWFGWSGKQVQLHGGDPVPRLDKVDNVTYATIDLTPLQYEGFYQNFSNGILWPLFHYRVGLMNYSRTDWKTYLAVNAMFARTLLPLLRPDDTIWVHDYHLFPLGQALRDLGVKCRIGFFLHIPFPPWSLVRSLPGADLLLEDMQSYDLIGVQTPEDAENLNHSLQVNGLAARGQAFPIGIDPDEFRAQAEKSMEGPEVERLEGSLRGAKLVLGVDRLDYSKGLPERFRGYEALLARYPEHRGKVTFLQVAPISRGSVEEYRQLRRQLDELTGRINGAYSEFDWTPIRYITRPLAREVLAGFYRRAEAALITPLRDGMNLVAKEYVAAQNPANPGVLILSHFAGAAPEMDEGILVNPYDPDEIADALHAALTMGLAERRTRWQALEQEVSSTTAISWAADFLQALEAAPVAGRS, encoded by the coding sequence ATGGGGCGGCTGATTATCGTATCCAACCGCGTGCCTTCCCCACGTGAGCGCAGCCAGCCCGCCGGCGGGCTGGCGGTGGGGCTGAAAGATGCGTTGCGCGAGGGGGAATCGCTCTGGTTTGGCTGGTCGGGCAAGCAGGTGCAACTGCATGGCGGCGACCCGGTGCCCCGGCTCGACAAGGTCGATAACGTCACCTACGCCACCATTGACCTGACCCCGTTGCAGTATGAGGGGTTCTACCAGAATTTCTCCAACGGCATCCTGTGGCCGCTATTCCATTACCGTGTCGGGCTGATGAACTATTCCCGCACGGACTGGAAGACCTATCTGGCGGTCAACGCCATGTTCGCCCGCACGCTGCTGCCCCTGCTCAGGCCTGATGACACGATCTGGGTGCATGACTACCACCTGTTCCCGCTCGGGCAGGCGTTGCGTGACCTTGGGGTGAAGTGCCGCATCGGCTTCTTCCTGCATATTCCGTTCCCGCCATGGAGCCTCGTGCGCTCGCTGCCCGGTGCCGACCTGCTGCTCGAGGACATGCAGAGCTACGACCTGATTGGCGTGCAGACGCCCGAGGATGCCGAGAACCTCAACCATTCCCTTCAGGTCAATGGCCTTGCCGCGCGCGGGCAGGCTTTCCCCATCGGCATTGACCCCGATGAGTTCCGCGCACAGGCTGAAAAGAGCATGGAAGGCCCGGAGGTCGAACGGCTTGAAGGCAGCCTGCGCGGCGCCAAGCTGGTGCTGGGCGTGGACCGGCTGGATTATTCCAAGGGCCTGCCAGAGCGGTTTCGCGGTTATGAGGCGCTGCTTGCGCGCTACCCCGAGCATCGGGGCAAGGTGACCTTCCTGCAGGTCGCTCCCATCTCGCGCGGCAGCGTGGAGGAATACCGCCAGCTCCGTCGCCAGCTTGATGAGCTGACCGGGCGGATCAATGGTGCGTATTCCGAATTTGACTGGACGCCGATCCGCTACATTACCCGCCCGCTGGCGCGTGAGGTGCTGGCCGGGTTCTACCGCCGGGCCGAAGCCGCCCTGATCACGCCGCTGCGCGATGGCATGAACCTCGTGGCCAAGGAATACGTGGCAGCACAGAACCCGGCCAATCCGGGCGTGCTGATCCTGTCGCATTTTGCCGGTGCCGCGCCGGAAATGGATGAAGGCATTCTGGTCAATCCGTATGACCCCGATGAGATTGCCGATGCCCTGCACGCCGCCCTGACCATGGGGCTGGCGGAGCGGCGCACGCGCTGGCAGGCGCTGGAGCAGGAGGTGAGCAGCACCACGGCCATAAGCTGGGCGGCTGATTTCCTGCAGGCACTTGAGGCGGCACCTGTTGCGGGGCGGTCGTAA